A stretch of Carya illinoinensis cultivar Pawnee chromosome 14, C.illinoinensisPawnee_v1, whole genome shotgun sequence DNA encodes these proteins:
- the LOC122294536 gene encoding zinc finger CCCH domain-containing protein 55-like isoform X1 — translation MDPLEATNVVLSKIKVLEPENASKILGYLLIQDLGENDLIRLALGSESYLQALILKAKTHLGLPSSLSSTPSTPSSPSPLNPIARPANANPFSHSSPRLPNGFDFPKNPSSPSSNSWLLSGLPSNPISPKASPLLSYDNIRAGSLPLRSFSYNKNGFESGSGTNTDLMDEQQLSDCLSFLNDSSSSSKTEDLLDRRLELGHGVHNWEQSGSNGEAHLHRRSYSASEVSFGSEEPGLGTGYKPCLYFARGFCKNGSNCKFVHCGFADSVDGPPGHIVGSPSKFEELELHEEMMRLKAAQQQRLAAQQFLAGVSPPQSAYNKYMNFLLQQQNEPQRAAATFMMGEDFYKFSRCRPERNDFLAMASLEKVNAASRQIYLTFPADSSFKDEDVSDYFSKFGPVQDVRIPYQQKRMFGFVTFVYPETVKLILAKGNPHFICDSRVLVKPYKEKGKIPDKRQQHQQQQQLERGEFSPCLSPSALDSRESYDPRGARMFCNTQEMLLRRKLEEQAEVKQAIELQGRRLINLQLPDLDERINHHQRSLSVGSPVLLNPQLHANINRSVILPSKNINQEIAEGQPYDGHRDNLAAAAENLLQQEANLACIHDNGSANSIESFQAEEFDLHKSVEQVLPDSLLPSPTKSAGDDISDFSAAVLEVNERSAFPTTQASSGNNLSAGNSASDKASQ, via the exons ATGGATCCTCTTGAAGCCACTAACGTAGTGCTCTCGAAGATAAAAGTGTTGGAGCCAGAGAACGCTTCTAAAATCTTGGGGTACCTTCTCATACAGGACCTTGGGGAGAACGACTTGATACGCTTGGCCCTTGGGTCTGAGTCCTATCTCCAGGCTCTCATTCTCAAAGCCAAAACCCACCTGGGTCTTCCCTCAAGCCTCTCTTCCACACCCTCTACACCTTCCTCTCCTTCGCCTCTCAACCCCATCGCCAGACCAGCCAACGCCAACCCATTTTCGCACTCCTCTCCCAGACTCCCGAACGGATTTGACTTTCCTAAGAACCCATCTTCTCCTTCCTCAAACTCTTGGCTACTTTCTGGGCTCCCAAGCAACCCCATTAGCCCAAAGGCAAGTCCTTTGCTCTCCTACGATAATATCCGCGCCGGCTCGCTTCCTTTACGTTCATTTTCGTATAATAAGAATGGGTTTGAGAGTGGTAGTGGCACTAACACCGACCTCATGGACGAGCAACAACTCAGCGACTGCCTCTCCTTTCTCAACGACTCGTCGTCTTCATCCAAGACCGAAGATTTACTCGATCGAAGACTCGAATTGGGTCATGGAGTTCACAATTGGGAACAGTCTGGCAGCAATGGGGAAGCTCATCTCCACAGAAGGAGCTATTCTGCGAGCGAAGTGTCTTTCGGGTCAGAAGAACCCGGTTTGGGAACTGGGTACAAGCCCTGCCTTTACTTTGCTAGAGGGTTTTGCAAGAATGGCAGCAATTGCAAGTTTGTGCACTGCGGGTTTGCTGATTCGGTGGATGGGCCTCCTGGTCACATTGTGGGTTCCCCGAGTAAGTTTGAGGAGTTGGAACTGCACGAGGAGATGATGAGATTGAAGGCTGCGCAGCAGCAAAGGTTGGCTGCACAACAGTTCTTGGCTGGAGTGTCACCTCCACAGTCAGCTTACAACAAGTACATGAATTTTCTCTTGCAGCAGCAGAATGAACCCCAGAG AGCGGCGGCAACATTCATGATGGGGGAAGATTTTTACAAGTTTAGCCGCTGCCGGCCAGAGAGGAATGACTTCTTGGCAATGGCATCTTTAGAAAAGGTGAATGCGGCTTCGAGGCAGATCTACTTGACCTTTCCCGCTGACAGCTCTTTTAAAGACGAAGATGTTTCCGACTACTTCAG CAAATTTGGACCAGTCCAAGACGTGAGGATTCCGTACCAGCAGAAGCGAATGTTTGGATTTGTTACATTTGTCTACCCAGAAACCGTGAAGCTCATTTTGGCCAAAGGGAATCCCCATTTTATATGTGATTCACGTGTGCTTGTCAAGCCCTACAAGGAGAAAGGAAAAATTCCAGATAA AAGGCAACAACATCAGCAACAACAGCAACTAGAGAGGGGAGAATTTTCACCTTGTTTGAGCCCTTCCGCTCTTGACTCAAGAGAATCCTATGACCCACGTG GAGCACGAATGTTTTGTAACACACAAGAAATGTTATTGAGGAGAAAATTAGAGGAGCAGGCTGAAGTGAAGCAAGCCATTGAACTCCAGGGAAGAAGACTGATAAATTTGCAGCTTCCGGACTTGGATGAACGTATAAACCATCACCAGCGTAGTCTGTCTGTTGGTTCTCCCGTTCTCTTAAATCCTCAGCTTCATGCTAATATCAATCGAAGTGTTATCCTCCCATCTAAGAACATCAATCAAGAAATTGCAGAAGGTCAGCCATATGATG GTCACAGGGACAATCTTGCCGCAGCAGCTGAGAATCTGCTACAGCAGGAAGCGAATCTAGCTTGTATTCACGACAATGGTAGTGCCAACAGCATTGAGAGCTTCCAGGCTGAGGAGTTTGATCTCCATAAAAG TGTAGAGCAGGTCCTTCCTGATAGCCTTTTGCCTTCTCCTACCAAATCAGCAGGGGACGATATCTCTGACTTCTCTGCTGCTGTATTGGAGGTTAATGAGAGATCTGCATTCCCAACTACTCAAGCTTCTTCTGGTAACAACTTATCAGCCGGCAATTCTGCTAGTGACAAAGCTTCGCAATAG
- the LOC122294536 gene encoding zinc finger CCCH domain-containing protein 55-like isoform X2 produces MDPLEATNVVLSKIKVLEPENASKILGYLLIQDLGENDLIRLALGSESYLQALILKAKTHLGLPSSLSSTPSTPSSPSPLNPIARPANANPFSHSSPRLPNGFDFPKNPSSPSSNSWLLSGLPSNPISPKASPLLSYDNIRAGSLPLRSFSYNKNGFESGSGTNTDLMDEQQLSDCLSFLNDSSSSSKTEDLLDRRLELGHGVHNWEQSGSNGEAHLHRRSYSASEVSFGSEEPGLGTGYKPCLYFARGFCKNGSNCKFVHCGFADSVDGPPGHIVGSPSKFEELELHEEMMRLKAAQQQRLAAQQFLAGVSPPQSAYNKYMNFLLQQQNEPQRAAATFMMGEDFYKFSRCRPERNDFLAMASLEKVNAASRQIYLTFPADSSFKDEDVSDYFSKFGPVQDVRIPYQQKRMFGFVTFVYPETVKLILAKGNPHFICDSRVLVKPYKEKGKIPDKRQQHQQQQQLERGEFSPCLSPSALDSRESYDPRGARMFCNTQEMLLRRKLEEQAEVKQAIELQGRRLINLQLPDLDERINHHQRSLSVGSPVLLNPQLHANINRSVILPSKNINQEIAEGHRDNLAAAAENLLQQEANLACIHDNGSANSIESFQAEEFDLHKSVEQVLPDSLLPSPTKSAGDDISDFSAAVLEVNERSAFPTTQASSGNNLSAGNSASDKASQ; encoded by the exons ATGGATCCTCTTGAAGCCACTAACGTAGTGCTCTCGAAGATAAAAGTGTTGGAGCCAGAGAACGCTTCTAAAATCTTGGGGTACCTTCTCATACAGGACCTTGGGGAGAACGACTTGATACGCTTGGCCCTTGGGTCTGAGTCCTATCTCCAGGCTCTCATTCTCAAAGCCAAAACCCACCTGGGTCTTCCCTCAAGCCTCTCTTCCACACCCTCTACACCTTCCTCTCCTTCGCCTCTCAACCCCATCGCCAGACCAGCCAACGCCAACCCATTTTCGCACTCCTCTCCCAGACTCCCGAACGGATTTGACTTTCCTAAGAACCCATCTTCTCCTTCCTCAAACTCTTGGCTACTTTCTGGGCTCCCAAGCAACCCCATTAGCCCAAAGGCAAGTCCTTTGCTCTCCTACGATAATATCCGCGCCGGCTCGCTTCCTTTACGTTCATTTTCGTATAATAAGAATGGGTTTGAGAGTGGTAGTGGCACTAACACCGACCTCATGGACGAGCAACAACTCAGCGACTGCCTCTCCTTTCTCAACGACTCGTCGTCTTCATCCAAGACCGAAGATTTACTCGATCGAAGACTCGAATTGGGTCATGGAGTTCACAATTGGGAACAGTCTGGCAGCAATGGGGAAGCTCATCTCCACAGAAGGAGCTATTCTGCGAGCGAAGTGTCTTTCGGGTCAGAAGAACCCGGTTTGGGAACTGGGTACAAGCCCTGCCTTTACTTTGCTAGAGGGTTTTGCAAGAATGGCAGCAATTGCAAGTTTGTGCACTGCGGGTTTGCTGATTCGGTGGATGGGCCTCCTGGTCACATTGTGGGTTCCCCGAGTAAGTTTGAGGAGTTGGAACTGCACGAGGAGATGATGAGATTGAAGGCTGCGCAGCAGCAAAGGTTGGCTGCACAACAGTTCTTGGCTGGAGTGTCACCTCCACAGTCAGCTTACAACAAGTACATGAATTTTCTCTTGCAGCAGCAGAATGAACCCCAGAG AGCGGCGGCAACATTCATGATGGGGGAAGATTTTTACAAGTTTAGCCGCTGCCGGCCAGAGAGGAATGACTTCTTGGCAATGGCATCTTTAGAAAAGGTGAATGCGGCTTCGAGGCAGATCTACTTGACCTTTCCCGCTGACAGCTCTTTTAAAGACGAAGATGTTTCCGACTACTTCAG CAAATTTGGACCAGTCCAAGACGTGAGGATTCCGTACCAGCAGAAGCGAATGTTTGGATTTGTTACATTTGTCTACCCAGAAACCGTGAAGCTCATTTTGGCCAAAGGGAATCCCCATTTTATATGTGATTCACGTGTGCTTGTCAAGCCCTACAAGGAGAAAGGAAAAATTCCAGATAA AAGGCAACAACATCAGCAACAACAGCAACTAGAGAGGGGAGAATTTTCACCTTGTTTGAGCCCTTCCGCTCTTGACTCAAGAGAATCCTATGACCCACGTG GAGCACGAATGTTTTGTAACACACAAGAAATGTTATTGAGGAGAAAATTAGAGGAGCAGGCTGAAGTGAAGCAAGCCATTGAACTCCAGGGAAGAAGACTGATAAATTTGCAGCTTCCGGACTTGGATGAACGTATAAACCATCACCAGCGTAGTCTGTCTGTTGGTTCTCCCGTTCTCTTAAATCCTCAGCTTCATGCTAATATCAATCGAAGTGTTATCCTCCCATCTAAGAACATCAATCAAGAAATTGCAGAAG GTCACAGGGACAATCTTGCCGCAGCAGCTGAGAATCTGCTACAGCAGGAAGCGAATCTAGCTTGTATTCACGACAATGGTAGTGCCAACAGCATTGAGAGCTTCCAGGCTGAGGAGTTTGATCTCCATAAAAG TGTAGAGCAGGTCCTTCCTGATAGCCTTTTGCCTTCTCCTACCAAATCAGCAGGGGACGATATCTCTGACTTCTCTGCTGCTGTATTGGAGGTTAATGAGAGATCTGCATTCCCAACTACTCAAGCTTCTTCTGGTAACAACTTATCAGCCGGCAATTCTGCTAGTGACAAAGCTTCGCAATAG
- the LOC122294536 gene encoding zinc finger CCCH domain-containing protein 55-like isoform X3: MDPLEATNVVLSKIKVLEPENASKILGYLLIQDLGENDLIRLALGSESYLQALILKAKTHLGLPSSLSSTPSTPSSPSPLNPIARPANANPFSHSSPRLPNGFDFPKNPSSPSSNSWLLSGLPSNPISPKASPLLSYDNIRAGSLPLRSFSYNKNGFESGSGTNTDLMDEQQLSDCLSFLNDSSSSSKTEDLLDRRLELGHGVHNWEQSGSNGEAHLHRRSYSASEVSFGSEEPGLGTGYKPCLYFARGFCKNGSNCKFVHCGFADSVDGPPGHIVGSPSKFEELELHEEMMRLKAAQQQRLAAQQFLAGVSPPQSAYNKYMNFLLQQQNEPQRAAATFMMGEDFYKFSRCRPERNDFLAMASLEKVNAASRQIYLTFPADSSFKDEDVSDYFSKFGPVQDVRIPYQQKRMFGFVTFVYPETVKLILAKGNPHFICDSRVLVKPYKEKGKIPDKRQQHQQQQQLERGEFSPCLSPSALDSRESYDPRGARMFCNTQEMLLRRKLEEQAEVKQAIELQGRRLINLQLPDLDERINHHQRSLSVGSPVLLNPQLHANINRSVILPSKNINQEIAEGQPYDGHRDNLAAAAENLLQQEANLACIHDNGSANSIESFQAEEFDLHKRGRYL; the protein is encoded by the exons ATGGATCCTCTTGAAGCCACTAACGTAGTGCTCTCGAAGATAAAAGTGTTGGAGCCAGAGAACGCTTCTAAAATCTTGGGGTACCTTCTCATACAGGACCTTGGGGAGAACGACTTGATACGCTTGGCCCTTGGGTCTGAGTCCTATCTCCAGGCTCTCATTCTCAAAGCCAAAACCCACCTGGGTCTTCCCTCAAGCCTCTCTTCCACACCCTCTACACCTTCCTCTCCTTCGCCTCTCAACCCCATCGCCAGACCAGCCAACGCCAACCCATTTTCGCACTCCTCTCCCAGACTCCCGAACGGATTTGACTTTCCTAAGAACCCATCTTCTCCTTCCTCAAACTCTTGGCTACTTTCTGGGCTCCCAAGCAACCCCATTAGCCCAAAGGCAAGTCCTTTGCTCTCCTACGATAATATCCGCGCCGGCTCGCTTCCTTTACGTTCATTTTCGTATAATAAGAATGGGTTTGAGAGTGGTAGTGGCACTAACACCGACCTCATGGACGAGCAACAACTCAGCGACTGCCTCTCCTTTCTCAACGACTCGTCGTCTTCATCCAAGACCGAAGATTTACTCGATCGAAGACTCGAATTGGGTCATGGAGTTCACAATTGGGAACAGTCTGGCAGCAATGGGGAAGCTCATCTCCACAGAAGGAGCTATTCTGCGAGCGAAGTGTCTTTCGGGTCAGAAGAACCCGGTTTGGGAACTGGGTACAAGCCCTGCCTTTACTTTGCTAGAGGGTTTTGCAAGAATGGCAGCAATTGCAAGTTTGTGCACTGCGGGTTTGCTGATTCGGTGGATGGGCCTCCTGGTCACATTGTGGGTTCCCCGAGTAAGTTTGAGGAGTTGGAACTGCACGAGGAGATGATGAGATTGAAGGCTGCGCAGCAGCAAAGGTTGGCTGCACAACAGTTCTTGGCTGGAGTGTCACCTCCACAGTCAGCTTACAACAAGTACATGAATTTTCTCTTGCAGCAGCAGAATGAACCCCAGAG AGCGGCGGCAACATTCATGATGGGGGAAGATTTTTACAAGTTTAGCCGCTGCCGGCCAGAGAGGAATGACTTCTTGGCAATGGCATCTTTAGAAAAGGTGAATGCGGCTTCGAGGCAGATCTACTTGACCTTTCCCGCTGACAGCTCTTTTAAAGACGAAGATGTTTCCGACTACTTCAG CAAATTTGGACCAGTCCAAGACGTGAGGATTCCGTACCAGCAGAAGCGAATGTTTGGATTTGTTACATTTGTCTACCCAGAAACCGTGAAGCTCATTTTGGCCAAAGGGAATCCCCATTTTATATGTGATTCACGTGTGCTTGTCAAGCCCTACAAGGAGAAAGGAAAAATTCCAGATAA AAGGCAACAACATCAGCAACAACAGCAACTAGAGAGGGGAGAATTTTCACCTTGTTTGAGCCCTTCCGCTCTTGACTCAAGAGAATCCTATGACCCACGTG GAGCACGAATGTTTTGTAACACACAAGAAATGTTATTGAGGAGAAAATTAGAGGAGCAGGCTGAAGTGAAGCAAGCCATTGAACTCCAGGGAAGAAGACTGATAAATTTGCAGCTTCCGGACTTGGATGAACGTATAAACCATCACCAGCGTAGTCTGTCTGTTGGTTCTCCCGTTCTCTTAAATCCTCAGCTTCATGCTAATATCAATCGAAGTGTTATCCTCCCATCTAAGAACATCAATCAAGAAATTGCAGAAGGTCAGCCATATGATG GTCACAGGGACAATCTTGCCGCAGCAGCTGAGAATCTGCTACAGCAGGAAGCGAATCTAGCTTGTATTCACGACAATGGTAGTGCCAACAGCATTGAGAGCTTCCAGGCTGAGGAGTTTGATCTCCATAAAAG GGGACGATATCTCTGA
- the LOC122294536 gene encoding zinc finger CCCH domain-containing protein 55-like isoform X4 — protein sequence MDPLEATNVVLSKIKVLEPENASKILGYLLIQDLGENDLIRLALGSESYLQALILKAKTHLGLPSSLSSTPSTPSSPSPLNPIARPANANPFSHSSPRLPNGFDFPKNPSSPSSNSWLLSGLPSNPISPKASPLLSYDNIRAGSLPLRSFSYNKNGFESGSGTNTDLMDEQQLSDCLSFLNDSSSSSKTEDLLDRRLELGHGVHNWEQSGSNGEAHLHRRSYSASEVSFGSEEPGLGTGYKPCLYFARGFCKNGSNCKFVHCGFADSVDGPPGHIVGSPSKFEELELHEEMMRLKAAQQQRLAAQQFLAGVSPPQSAYNKYMNFLLQQQNEPQRAAATFMMGEDFYKFSRCRPERNDFLAMASLEKVNAASRQIYLTFPADSSFKDEDVSDYFSKFGPVQDVRIPYQQKRMFGFVTFVYPETVKLILAKGNPHFICDSRVLVKPYKEKGKIPDKRQQHQQQQQLERGEFSPCLSPSALDSRESYDPRGARMFCNTQEMLLRRKLEEQAEVKQAIELQGRRLINLQLPDLDERINHHQRSLSVGSPVLLNPQLHANINRSVILPSKNINQEIAEGHRDNLAAAAENLLQQEANLACIHDNGSANSIESFQAEEFDLHKRGRYL from the exons ATGGATCCTCTTGAAGCCACTAACGTAGTGCTCTCGAAGATAAAAGTGTTGGAGCCAGAGAACGCTTCTAAAATCTTGGGGTACCTTCTCATACAGGACCTTGGGGAGAACGACTTGATACGCTTGGCCCTTGGGTCTGAGTCCTATCTCCAGGCTCTCATTCTCAAAGCCAAAACCCACCTGGGTCTTCCCTCAAGCCTCTCTTCCACACCCTCTACACCTTCCTCTCCTTCGCCTCTCAACCCCATCGCCAGACCAGCCAACGCCAACCCATTTTCGCACTCCTCTCCCAGACTCCCGAACGGATTTGACTTTCCTAAGAACCCATCTTCTCCTTCCTCAAACTCTTGGCTACTTTCTGGGCTCCCAAGCAACCCCATTAGCCCAAAGGCAAGTCCTTTGCTCTCCTACGATAATATCCGCGCCGGCTCGCTTCCTTTACGTTCATTTTCGTATAATAAGAATGGGTTTGAGAGTGGTAGTGGCACTAACACCGACCTCATGGACGAGCAACAACTCAGCGACTGCCTCTCCTTTCTCAACGACTCGTCGTCTTCATCCAAGACCGAAGATTTACTCGATCGAAGACTCGAATTGGGTCATGGAGTTCACAATTGGGAACAGTCTGGCAGCAATGGGGAAGCTCATCTCCACAGAAGGAGCTATTCTGCGAGCGAAGTGTCTTTCGGGTCAGAAGAACCCGGTTTGGGAACTGGGTACAAGCCCTGCCTTTACTTTGCTAGAGGGTTTTGCAAGAATGGCAGCAATTGCAAGTTTGTGCACTGCGGGTTTGCTGATTCGGTGGATGGGCCTCCTGGTCACATTGTGGGTTCCCCGAGTAAGTTTGAGGAGTTGGAACTGCACGAGGAGATGATGAGATTGAAGGCTGCGCAGCAGCAAAGGTTGGCTGCACAACAGTTCTTGGCTGGAGTGTCACCTCCACAGTCAGCTTACAACAAGTACATGAATTTTCTCTTGCAGCAGCAGAATGAACCCCAGAG AGCGGCGGCAACATTCATGATGGGGGAAGATTTTTACAAGTTTAGCCGCTGCCGGCCAGAGAGGAATGACTTCTTGGCAATGGCATCTTTAGAAAAGGTGAATGCGGCTTCGAGGCAGATCTACTTGACCTTTCCCGCTGACAGCTCTTTTAAAGACGAAGATGTTTCCGACTACTTCAG CAAATTTGGACCAGTCCAAGACGTGAGGATTCCGTACCAGCAGAAGCGAATGTTTGGATTTGTTACATTTGTCTACCCAGAAACCGTGAAGCTCATTTTGGCCAAAGGGAATCCCCATTTTATATGTGATTCACGTGTGCTTGTCAAGCCCTACAAGGAGAAAGGAAAAATTCCAGATAA AAGGCAACAACATCAGCAACAACAGCAACTAGAGAGGGGAGAATTTTCACCTTGTTTGAGCCCTTCCGCTCTTGACTCAAGAGAATCCTATGACCCACGTG GAGCACGAATGTTTTGTAACACACAAGAAATGTTATTGAGGAGAAAATTAGAGGAGCAGGCTGAAGTGAAGCAAGCCATTGAACTCCAGGGAAGAAGACTGATAAATTTGCAGCTTCCGGACTTGGATGAACGTATAAACCATCACCAGCGTAGTCTGTCTGTTGGTTCTCCCGTTCTCTTAAATCCTCAGCTTCATGCTAATATCAATCGAAGTGTTATCCTCCCATCTAAGAACATCAATCAAGAAATTGCAGAAG GTCACAGGGACAATCTTGCCGCAGCAGCTGAGAATCTGCTACAGCAGGAAGCGAATCTAGCTTGTATTCACGACAATGGTAGTGCCAACAGCATTGAGAGCTTCCAGGCTGAGGAGTTTGATCTCCATAAAAG GGGACGATATCTCTGA